One window of the Bradyrhizobium sp. NP1 genome contains the following:
- a CDS encoding XRE family transcriptional regulator, whose protein sequence is MPADSGKKLFVGPRFRRIRQQLGLSQTQIAEGLGISPSYVNLIERNQRPVTAQILLRLAETYDLDLRDLATADEDRFFAELNEIFSDPLFRQIDVPKQELRDLAELCPGVTHSLQRLYAAYTEARRGETMAAEQFASREDGTRFEANPIERVRELIEANRNYFPELEQAAEALRDELDVPAEGLYAALAARLREKHSIVTRVMPVDVMRETLRRFDRHRRQLLISELVDGAGRTFQLAFQIALAECGASIESIIGRAGPLDDAPRRLYRITLANYFAAAAMMPYAAFHAAAEQLSYDVHVLAQRFNAGFEQVCHRLTTLSRPNARGIPFFMLRVDNAGNVSKRFSSGTFPFSKFGGTCPLWNVHSTFDTPDRLLKQVIELPDGSRYFSIAQMVRRPTVPHPLPQPRFAIGLGCEIRHAAKLVYAAGMDLENAEGTPIGVNCRLCERENCSQRAEPPITRTLILDENTRRISSFAFSNAREL, encoded by the coding sequence ATGCCCGCGGATTCCGGAAAGAAGCTGTTCGTCGGCCCGCGCTTTCGCCGGATTCGCCAGCAGCTCGGCCTGTCGCAGACCCAGATCGCCGAGGGGCTCGGCATCTCGCCGAGCTACGTCAACCTGATCGAGCGCAACCAGCGCCCGGTGACGGCGCAGATCCTGCTGCGGCTCGCCGAGACCTACGACCTCGATTTGCGCGACCTCGCCACCGCCGACGAGGACCGCTTCTTTGCCGAGCTGAACGAGATCTTTTCCGATCCGCTGTTCCGGCAGATCGACGTGCCAAAGCAGGAGCTGCGCGATCTCGCCGAGCTCTGCCCCGGCGTGACCCATTCGCTGCAAAGGCTCTATGCCGCCTATACCGAGGCGCGGCGCGGCGAGACCATGGCGGCGGAGCAGTTCGCAAGCCGCGAGGACGGCACACGCTTCGAGGCCAACCCGATCGAGCGGGTGCGCGAGCTGATCGAGGCCAACCGCAATTATTTCCCCGAGCTCGAGCAGGCCGCGGAAGCCTTGCGCGACGAGCTCGACGTGCCGGCCGAGGGGCTTTATGCCGCGCTCGCCGCGCGCCTGAGGGAGAAGCACTCGATCGTCACTCGCGTCATGCCGGTCGACGTGATGCGCGAGACGCTGCGCCGCTTCGACCGCCACCGCCGGCAGCTCCTGATATCCGAGCTCGTCGACGGCGCGGGGCGCACCTTCCAGCTCGCCTTCCAGATCGCCTTGGCCGAATGCGGCGCCAGCATCGAGAGCATCATCGGCCGCGCCGGCCCGCTCGACGATGCCCCGCGCCGGCTCTACCGGATCACACTGGCGAATTACTTCGCTGCCGCCGCGATGATGCCCTATGCGGCCTTCCATGCCGCCGCGGAGCAGCTCAGCTACGACGTGCACGTGCTGGCGCAGCGCTTCAACGCCGGCTTCGAGCAGGTCTGCCACCGCCTGACCACGCTCTCGCGGCCGAATGCGCGCGGCATCCCCTTCTTCATGCTGCGCGTCGACAACGCCGGCAACGTCTCGAAACGGTTTTCCTCCGGCACCTTCCCGTTCTCCAAGTTCGGCGGCACCTGCCCCTTATGGAACGTGCACTCCACTTTCGACACCCCGGACCGGCTGCTGAAACAGGTGATCGAGCTGCCCGACGGCTCGCGCTATTTCTCGATCGCGCAGATGGTGCGCCGGCCGACTGTGCCGCATCCGCTGCCGCAGCCGCGCTTTGCAATCGGGCTGGGCTGCGAAATCCGCCATGCGGCGAAGCTCGTCTATGCCGCCGGGATGGACCTGGAGAATGCCGAGGGCACACCGATCGGCGTCAACTGCCGGCTGTGCGAGCGCGAGAACTGCAGCCAGCGCGCCGAGCCGCCGATCACCCGCACCCTGATCCTCGACGAGAACACCCGCCGGATCTCCTCATTTGCGTTCTCCAACGCGCGGGAGTTGTGA
- a CDS encoding DUF2946 family protein: MKWFRRHVKTGARLALFALAVQCVLSFGHFHPLAAQAAPAVRAGLTQADRTNVAIAPDTANQAVWTHQPSGRDGDQQPGEPCAICAVISLASNVLFATPPLLLLPQAVELLYFAADTEFTHLESPRSAFQSRAPPLS; this comes from the coding sequence ATGAAGTGGTTCCGAAGGCACGTCAAGACAGGCGCACGGCTGGCGCTGTTCGCGCTTGCCGTCCAGTGCGTGCTGTCGTTCGGCCACTTCCATCCCCTCGCCGCGCAGGCGGCACCGGCCGTCCGGGCCGGCCTGACGCAGGCTGATCGGACGAATGTCGCGATCGCGCCCGATACCGCCAATCAGGCGGTCTGGACGCACCAGCCATCCGGCCGCGACGGCGATCAGCAGCCGGGCGAGCCCTGCGCGATCTGCGCCGTCATCTCGCTAGCCAGCAATGTCTTGTTTGCGACGCCGCCGCTGCTCCTGCTGCCGCAGGCCGTCGAGCTTCTTTATTTTGCCGCCGACACCGAGTTCACGCATCTCGAATCGCCGCGTTCGGCGTTTCAATCCCGCGCACCGCCGCTGTCCTGA
- a CDS encoding NUDIX domain-containing protein yields MSGHESNWRRRLEPLLRGLFHQYWRVARGMTLGVRAVVLDDSNKVFLVKHSYVAGWHLPGGGVETGESLGEALRRELREEGRIELAGEPALHGLFFNSHVSRRDHVAVYVVRHFSQDRLPEPNREIVACGFFATDALPAETTHGTRLRIAEVLDGTPPMATWR; encoded by the coding sequence ATGTCGGGACACGAAAGCAATTGGCGAAGGCGGTTGGAGCCGCTGCTGCGAGGCCTTTTTCACCAATACTGGCGCGTTGCGCGCGGCATGACGCTCGGGGTGCGCGCCGTCGTCCTCGATGACAGCAACAAGGTGTTCCTGGTCAAGCATAGTTACGTCGCCGGCTGGCATCTGCCCGGAGGCGGCGTCGAGACCGGCGAGAGCCTCGGCGAGGCGTTGCGCCGCGAGCTGCGGGAGGAGGGACGGATCGAGCTTGCCGGCGAGCCGGCGCTGCACGGCCTGTTCTTCAACAGCCATGTTTCCCGGCGTGACCATGTCGCGGTCTATGTCGTGCGCCATTTCAGCCAGGACCGCCTTCCCGAGCCGAATCGCGAGATCGTGGCCTGCGGATTCTTCGCCACCGACGCGCTGCCCGCCGAGACGACCCACGGCACGCGGCTGCGGATTGCGGAAGTGCTCGACGGCACGCCGCCGATGGCCACGTGGCGCTGA
- a CDS encoding ABC transporter permease, whose protein sequence is MMSRVKRWLTGESEARDVVVILLITLLVWEAGVRLFKPEPLILPAPSVIVAAFLETPGVFMRHLGFTVAMTCIGFVLSVVLGIALAVGIVYSRFLERTIYTLLVALNSIPKVALAPLFVIWMGTGPEPKVAIALMLAIFPIVIDTVLGLRSVDPDMLYLARVSKASSWAILTKIRFPCALPSLFAGMKVAISFALVGAIVGEFVAGSRGIGFQILVAQGQFDTIRVFVSLLLLGLVGTVLFFLVDYAERWVLPWHVSQRGRHSRSTER, encoded by the coding sequence ATGATGTCGCGCGTCAAACGCTGGCTGACCGGAGAGAGCGAGGCGCGCGACGTCGTCGTCATCCTCCTGATCACCCTGCTCGTGTGGGAGGCCGGGGTCCGCCTGTTCAAGCCGGAGCCGCTGATCCTGCCCGCGCCTTCGGTCATTGTGGCGGCATTCCTGGAGACGCCCGGCGTGTTCATGCGCCATCTCGGCTTCACGGTCGCGATGACCTGCATCGGCTTCGTGCTGTCCGTCGTGCTCGGCATCGCGCTTGCGGTCGGCATCGTCTATTCGCGCTTCCTCGAGCGCACGATCTATACGCTGCTCGTCGCGCTGAATTCGATCCCGAAAGTGGCGCTGGCGCCGCTGTTCGTGATCTGGATGGGCACCGGACCCGAGCCCAAGGTCGCGATCGCGCTGATGCTCGCGATCTTTCCGATCGTGATCGACACCGTGCTCGGCCTGCGCTCGGTCGACCCCGATATGCTGTATCTGGCGCGGGTGTCGAAGGCTTCGTCCTGGGCCATCCTGACCAAGATCCGTTTTCCCTGCGCGTTGCCGAGCCTGTTTGCCGGCATGAAGGTCGCGATCTCCTTTGCGCTGGTCGGCGCCATCGTCGGCGAGTTCGTCGCCGGCAGCCGCGGCATCGGCTTCCAGATCCTGGTCGCGCAGGGACAGTTCGACACCATCCGGGTGTTCGTCTCGCTGCTCCTGCTCGGGCTGGTCGGCACCGTGCTGTTCTTCCTGGTCGATTATGCCGAGCGCTGGGTGCTGCCCTGGCACGTGTCGCAGCGCGGCCGCCACAGCCGCTCCACTGAGCGCTGA
- a CDS encoding metallophosphoesterase, whose product MAAFTLAHLSDPHLPPLPAPRLAELAGKRVLGYLNWTRNRHKYYRREVLDTLVTDMQAQAPDHVAVTGDLVNLALEAEFAPALAWLRQVGPADRVTTVPGNHDAYVRAMRHRFAETFADYSRGDAGDGRISYPFVRRRGLLALIGLSSAVPTAPFMATGTLGRAQLDALEKILVELAAEEAFRVLLVHHPLRSDSRPKRLTDSAGLIALIERHGVDLVLHGHDHIHSTMWFEGPDGRIPSLGVPAASALARGRHPAAAYNLLRIERDGNAWRCEQAVRGIDNQLTVREIRRIRLI is encoded by the coding sequence ATGGCAGCCTTCACCCTCGCCCATCTGTCGGATCCGCATCTGCCGCCGCTGCCCGCGCCGAGGCTGGCCGAACTCGCGGGCAAGCGCGTGCTGGGCTATCTCAACTGGACCCGCAACCGCCACAAATATTATCGCCGCGAGGTGCTCGACACGCTGGTCACCGACATGCAGGCACAGGCGCCGGACCATGTCGCGGTGACGGGCGACCTCGTCAACCTGGCGCTGGAGGCGGAATTCGCGCCGGCGCTGGCCTGGCTCCGGCAGGTCGGCCCGGCGGACCGGGTCACCACCGTTCCCGGAAATCACGACGCCTATGTGCGCGCGATGCGACATCGCTTCGCCGAGACGTTTGCCGACTATTCGCGCGGCGATGCCGGCGACGGCCGCATCAGCTATCCCTTCGTGCGCCGGCGCGGCCTGCTGGCGCTGATCGGGCTGTCCTCGGCGGTGCCGACGGCGCCCTTCATGGCGACAGGGACGCTCGGGCGCGCCCAGCTCGATGCGCTGGAGAAGATCCTGGTCGAGCTCGCCGCCGAGGAGGCTTTTCGCGTGCTGCTGGTGCACCATCCGCTGCGTTCGGATTCACGCCCCAAGCGGCTGACCGATTCCGCGGGCCTGATCGCGCTGATCGAACGACACGGCGTCGACCTGGTGCTGCACGGTCATGACCACATCCATTCCACCATGTGGTTCGAGGGGCCGGACGGCCGCATCCCCTCGCTCGGCGTGCCGGCTGCTTCCGCGCTCGCCCGCGGCCGCCATCCGGCAGCCGCCTACAACCTGTTGCGGATCGAGCGCGACGGCAATGCCTGGCGCTGCGAGCAGGCGGTACGCGGCATCGACAACCAGCTCACGGTGCGGGAAATCCGGCGCATCCGGCTGATCTAG
- a CDS encoding isocitrate lyase produces the protein MNFQPRGVSDKAIQGPASYHSEIEAAEALLKTKETWNGVTAEAVARMRLQNRFKTGLDVARYTAALMRADMAAYDADSTKYTQSLGCWHGFIAQQKLISVKKHFGNTDRRYLYLSGWMIAALRSEFGPLPDQSMHEKTSVPALIEELYTFLRQADSRELNDIFRSLDAARKEGDKAKEKALIEKIDNFQTHVVPVIADIDAGFGNAEATYLLARKMIEAGACALQIENQVSDEKQCGHQDGKVTVPHEVFLAKIRACRHAFLELGVEDGIIVTRTDSLGAGLTQQIAVSHKPGDIGDQYNGFLDCEEVTAANARNGDVIINQNGKMMRPKRLASNLYQFRPGTGEDRCVLDCITSLQNGADLLWIETEKPHIEQIAKMVDRIRKVIPNAKLAYNNSPSFNWTLNFRWQVYDAMKQAGKDVSKYNRAELMKAEYDDTPLAIEADERIRTFQADSAKRAGIFHHLITLPTYHTAALSTDNLAREYFGEQGMLGYVKNVQRAEIRQGIACVKHQNMAGSDIGDDHKEYFAGEAALKAGGAHNTMNQFG, from the coding sequence ATGAACTTCCAACCGCGCGGCGTGAGCGACAAGGCCATCCAGGGCCCGGCTTCCTATCACAGCGAGATCGAGGCGGCCGAAGCGCTCCTCAAGACCAAGGAGACCTGGAACGGCGTGACCGCCGAAGCCGTGGCGCGCATGCGTCTGCAGAACCGCTTCAAGACCGGCCTCGACGTTGCCCGCTACACGGCGGCGCTGATGCGTGCCGACATGGCCGCCTATGACGCGGACAGCACGAAGTACACCCAGTCGCTCGGTTGCTGGCACGGCTTCATCGCCCAGCAGAAGCTGATCTCGGTCAAGAAGCATTTCGGCAATACCGATCGCCGCTACCTGTACCTTTCTGGCTGGATGATCGCGGCTCTCCGCTCCGAGTTCGGACCGCTGCCGGACCAGTCGATGCACGAGAAGACCTCAGTGCCGGCGCTGATCGAAGAACTCTACACCTTCCTGCGCCAGGCCGACTCGCGCGAGCTGAACGATATCTTCCGCAGCCTCGACGCTGCCCGCAAGGAAGGCGACAAGGCCAAGGAAAAGGCCCTGATCGAGAAGATCGATAACTTCCAGACGCACGTCGTGCCCGTCATCGCCGATATCGACGCCGGCTTTGGCAACGCGGAAGCGACCTATCTGCTCGCCAGGAAGATGATCGAAGCAGGCGCTTGCGCCTTGCAGATCGAAAATCAGGTGTCCGACGAGAAGCAGTGCGGCCACCAGGACGGCAAGGTGACCGTGCCGCACGAGGTCTTCCTTGCGAAGATCCGGGCCTGCCGCCACGCGTTCCTCGAGCTCGGCGTCGAAGACGGCATCATCGTGACCCGTACCGATTCTCTCGGTGCCGGCCTGACGCAGCAGATTGCCGTGAGCCACAAGCCCGGCGATATCGGCGATCAGTACAACGGCTTCCTTGATTGCGAGGAAGTGACGGCCGCCAACGCCAGGAACGGCGACGTGATCATCAACCAGAACGGCAAGATGATGCGGCCGAAGCGGCTTGCCAGCAATCTCTACCAGTTCCGTCCCGGTACCGGTGAAGATCGTTGCGTGCTCGACTGCATCACCTCGCTGCAGAACGGCGCCGACCTGCTGTGGATCGAAACCGAGAAGCCGCATATCGAGCAGATCGCCAAGATGGTCGACCGCATTCGCAAGGTGATTCCGAACGCGAAGCTGGCCTACAACAACTCGCCGTCCTTCAACTGGACGCTCAACTTCCGTTGGCAGGTCTACGACGCGATGAAGCAGGCCGGCAAGGACGTCAGCAAGTACAATCGTGCCGAACTGATGAAGGCGGAATACGATGACACGCCGCTGGCGATCGAGGCCGACGAGCGTATCCGCACCTTCCAGGCCGATTCGGCAAAGCGTGCCGGTATCTTCCATCACCTGATCACGTTGCCGACCTATCACACGGCAGCTCTGTCGACCGACAATCTCGCGAGGGAATATTTCGGCGAGCAGGGCATGCTTGGGTACGTGAAGAACGTTCAGCGTGCGGAGATCCGTCAGGGCATTGCCTGCGTGAAGCATCAGAACATGGCAGGATCCGACATCGGCGACGATCACAAGGAATACTTCGCTGGCGAGGCCGCTCTGAAGGCGGGCGGCGCCCACAATACGATGAACCAGTTCGGCTAA
- a CDS encoding N-acetyltransferase produces MTDLSLTILPEAPNDAQAIERLHERTFGPGRFVLSAYRLREHVDHLLELSFTARIGTLLVGSVRQLPICIGDTRALLLGPLTVEPPFRDRGVGRALLERALEDAGTKGHRLVLLVGDEAYYRRVGFKPVPKGRAIMPGPVDYGRLLVAELVDGAFEGVSGPIRPDWSMAR; encoded by the coding sequence ATGACCGACCTCTCCCTGACGATCCTGCCGGAAGCGCCGAACGACGCCCAGGCGATCGAGCGCCTGCACGAACGCACGTTCGGGCCCGGTCGCTTCGTGCTGAGCGCCTACCGGCTGCGCGAGCACGTGGATCACCTGCTCGAGCTGTCATTCACCGCGCGCATCGGCACGCTGCTGGTCGGCTCGGTTCGCCAATTGCCGATCTGCATCGGCGACACCAGGGCCTTGCTGCTCGGACCGCTCACGGTCGAGCCGCCGTTTCGCGACCGCGGTGTCGGCCGCGCGCTGCTCGAGCGCGCGCTCGAGGATGCCGGGACAAAAGGCCATCGTCTCGTCCTCTTGGTCGGTGACGAAGCCTATTATCGCCGGGTCGGCTTCAAGCCCGTGCCGAAGGGCCGCGCGATCATGCCCGGCCCCGTCGACTACGGCCGCCTCCTCGTCGCCGAGCTCGTCGACGGCGCGTTTGAGGGCGTATCCGGTCCGATCCGGCCGGACTGGAGCATGGCGCGCTAG
- a CDS encoding TonB-dependent receptor encodes MSVSRKTALAASGFTALVLGYCGHDALAQTPPSSSGETTKLPSIEVVAPKRVQPPRKPRARVVTGVRRESPTPPPRQTEEQIVAGKNDKFDEARHTILAPLGASSTEMNHQTIEALPQGNNATLDKVLLQFPGVTQDSAASGELHVRNEHGNLQYRINGIMLPDGVGAFGQILDTGIVGNMALLVGALPAQYGLRTAGVLDITTKTDAFNNSGSVSVYGGSHQTITPSFEYGGTAGQTQYFVSGRYFGSNLGIENPTPAKEAIHDRTAQEKGFLYLSTILDPESRLTYMSGTSNGLYQIPNNPGQPTNFATPTVSNFNSAFLNERQQEINHFNVLAYQHSAEGIDYQISYFNRYSQLHFMPDPIGDLLINGVASDVYRQSYVNGIQEDTAWRVADAHTLRFGFFASAERSLVTSFNSTFLADPATGGQATDAAGTPLPPITLYDTNSKLGWLLGSYIQDEWKITNNLTLNAGLRFDQMYQYVNANQFSPRVNMTWVPQDGTTFHAGYARTFTPPPQVIAAPVNLALVQNTVINPPVQQQDPVLPERAHVFDVGVVQKIWPVPGLEVGIDGYYKIARDLLDDGQFGQAYVLTGFNYDRANNLGVELKANYTNGNLRMYGNLAWARQLGTDIVSNQYLFDPDRLAYIATHYIYTDHSQVLTASAGASYKWNDTRFSASMIYGSGLRSGFANLDHVPSYTQVNMGVAHDFFIVAPNKPTTLRFDVVNLFDKIYEIRDGSGIGVFAPQFGPRRGFYVGITQKL; translated from the coding sequence ATGTCAGTATCCAGGAAGACAGCGCTGGCCGCCTCGGGCTTCACGGCGCTGGTGCTCGGCTATTGCGGCCACGATGCGCTCGCGCAGACGCCGCCATCATCATCGGGCGAGACGACGAAACTGCCCAGCATCGAGGTGGTGGCGCCCAAACGCGTCCAGCCGCCGCGCAAGCCGCGGGCGCGGGTCGTGACCGGCGTGCGCCGCGAATCTCCCACGCCGCCGCCGCGGCAGACCGAGGAACAGATCGTCGCGGGCAAAAACGACAAATTCGACGAGGCGCGGCACACCATTCTTGCGCCGCTTGGCGCCAGCTCGACCGAGATGAACCACCAGACGATCGAGGCGCTGCCGCAGGGCAACAATGCAACCCTCGACAAGGTGCTGCTGCAGTTTCCCGGCGTGACCCAGGATTCGGCGGCAAGCGGCGAACTGCATGTGCGCAACGAGCACGGCAACCTGCAATACCGCATCAACGGCATCATGCTGCCGGATGGGGTCGGTGCCTTCGGGCAGATCCTCGACACCGGCATCGTCGGCAATATGGCGCTGTTGGTGGGCGCGCTGCCGGCGCAATACGGCTTGCGCACCGCCGGCGTGCTCGACATCACCACCAAGACCGACGCGTTCAACAACAGCGGCAGCGTGAGCGTCTATGGCGGCAGCCACCAGACCATCACGCCGAGCTTCGAATATGGCGGCACGGCCGGGCAGACGCAGTATTTCGTGTCGGGCCGCTATTTCGGCAGCAATCTCGGCATCGAGAATCCGACGCCGGCCAAGGAGGCGATCCACGACCGCACCGCACAGGAAAAGGGATTCCTTTATCTGTCGACGATACTCGATCCGGAGAGCCGCCTCACCTACATGAGCGGCACCTCAAACGGGCTCTACCAGATCCCCAACAATCCGGGACAGCCGACCAACTTCGCAACCCCCACGGTCTCCAACTTCAATTCCGCGTTCCTCAACGAACGGCAGCAGGAGATCAATCATTTCAACGTGCTCGCCTACCAGCACTCGGCCGAGGGCATTGATTACCAGATCTCCTATTTCAATCGCTACAGCCAGCTCCACTTCATGCCCGACCCGATCGGCGATCTCCTCATCAACGGCGTGGCTTCCGACGTCTACCGCCAGAGCTATGTCAACGGCATCCAGGAAGATACCGCCTGGCGCGTCGCCGATGCGCATACGCTGCGGTTCGGATTCTTCGCGAGCGCCGAGCGCTCCCTGGTGACGAGCTTCAACAGCACCTTCCTCGCCGACCCCGCGACCGGTGGTCAGGCGACCGATGCAGCGGGCACCCCGCTGCCGCCGATCACGCTGTACGATACCAATTCCAAACTCGGCTGGCTGCTCGGCAGCTACATTCAGGACGAATGGAAGATCACCAACAACCTGACCCTGAATGCCGGCCTTCGCTTCGACCAGATGTATCAATACGTCAACGCCAACCAGTTCAGCCCGCGCGTGAACATGACGTGGGTCCCGCAGGATGGCACCACGTTCCATGCCGGCTATGCCAGAACCTTCACGCCGCCGCCGCAGGTGATCGCGGCGCCGGTCAATCTCGCGCTGGTGCAGAACACTGTCATCAACCCCCCGGTGCAGCAGCAGGATCCGGTGCTGCCCGAACGGGCGCATGTCTTCGATGTCGGCGTGGTCCAGAAGATCTGGCCGGTGCCCGGCCTTGAGGTCGGCATCGACGGCTACTACAAGATCGCGCGCGACCTGCTCGACGACGGCCAGTTCGGCCAGGCCTATGTGCTCACCGGCTTCAATTACGACCGGGCCAACAATCTCGGCGTCGAACTGAAGGCGAACTACACCAATGGCAATCTGAGGATGTACGGCAACCTCGCCTGGGCGCGGCAGCTGGGCACCGACATCGTATCGAACCAGTATCTATTCGATCCCGATCGCCTCGCCTATATCGCGACGCATTACATCTATACCGACCACAGCCAGGTCCTGACCGCCTCCGCCGGCGCTTCCTATAAATGGAACGACACGCGCTTTTCCGCATCGATGATCTACGGCTCCGGCCTTCGTTCCGGCTTCGCCAACCTCGATCACGTGCCGTCCTACACCCAGGTCAATATGGGGGTAGCGCACGACTTCTTCATCGTCGCGCCGAACAAGCCGACCACGCTGCGATTCGACGTCGTCAACCTGTTCGACAAGATCTACGAGATCAGGGACGGCTCCGGCATCGGCGTGTTCGCGCCGCAATTCGGACCGCGCCGCGGCTTCTATGTCGGCATCACGCAGAAGCTGTAG
- a CDS encoding DMT family transporter — MTTGKAGANWQGFLALTATAALWGSNHVVARAAREAVPLPAMLFWRWFPAAIVLTIVALPALRSAWPEIRPRLRELVVGGVVGVGVFSYLLFGGAYQSLAIEVGLINATTPVWVALMASRSGEGAFTTAMKWGLVLALGGTVLIITKGRPQALSELHFNLGNLWSLLAAIAFAWFSIQVRGWTRVIDPLSLTTVSAWAGLAVVMLPAYLVWMLAGGPWLVFEGADLGFALAAIGYIAIGPTMLGNLFYLYGVAVVGPARAAAFLYLSPLFTVTFSVAWLGEQIAWFHVAGIAAIFAGLALLGRSGPKRVSEGTPSLSAAGERASQLPRVGERK, encoded by the coding sequence ATGACGACAGGGAAGGCAGGAGCGAACTGGCAGGGCTTCCTGGCGCTGACCGCCACCGCCGCGCTGTGGGGCAGCAACCACGTGGTCGCCCGCGCCGCGCGCGAGGCGGTGCCGCTGCCGGCGATGCTGTTCTGGCGCTGGTTTCCCGCGGCGATCGTGCTGACGATCGTGGCGCTGCCGGCGCTGCGATCGGCGTGGCCCGAGATCCGTCCGAGGCTGCGCGAGCTCGTGGTCGGCGGCGTCGTCGGTGTCGGCGTGTTCTCCTACCTGCTGTTCGGCGGCGCCTACCAGAGCCTTGCGATCGAGGTCGGCCTGATCAATGCGACGACGCCGGTCTGGGTCGCGTTGATGGCGTCGCGATCGGGCGAGGGCGCCTTCACGACAGCCATGAAATGGGGACTTGTGCTGGCGCTCGGCGGCACGGTGCTGATCATCACCAAGGGCCGGCCGCAGGCGCTCAGCGAACTGCACTTCAATCTCGGCAATCTCTGGTCGCTGCTCGCGGCGATCGCCTTTGCCTGGTTCTCGATCCAGGTTCGCGGCTGGACGCGTGTGATCGATCCCTTGTCGCTGACCACGGTGTCGGCCTGGGCGGGCCTCGCCGTCGTGATGCTGCCGGCCTATCTGGTCTGGATGCTGGCGGGCGGCCCCTGGCTCGTCTTCGAGGGCGCCGATCTCGGCTTCGCGCTGGCGGCGATCGGCTATATCGCGATCGGGCCGACCATGCTCGGCAACCTGTTCTATCTCTACGGCGTGGCGGTGGTCGGGCCGGCGCGCGCCGCCGCGTTCCTCTATCTCAGTCCGCTGTTCACCGTCACGTTCTCCGTGGCCTGGCTCGGCGAGCAGATCGCCTGGTTTCATGTCGCGGGCATCGCCGCGATCTTCGCAGGGCTCGCGCTGCTCGGACGCTCCGGTCCGAAGCGCGTGAGCGAGGGTACGCCCAGCCTGTCCGCGGCAGGCGAGCGGGCCTCACAACTCCCGCGCGTTGGAGAACGCAAATGA